Part of the Impatiens glandulifera chromosome 8, dImpGla2.1, whole genome shotgun sequence genome is shown below.
GCATTTTGGTGAACCGCACAAGcatttcttcttcctctcttctTTCTCAGATTCAACTACACCATAATCAAAAGTCAATTCCTTCATAGGAGGAATGTGCTTGATCGCAAATAATCCCACATGGAGATTCGATTCATTCTTATTCTCACGCACAATCAGCTGCCAGTAAACATCAGGATCACAACTATGGTTCATAAATCGAGCTACATTCCCAACATCTTTCGAGCTAATAACCAGAGGATACGGGACTTTAAGAAGTTCGTTTTGCTTCCTCAATATAACATCAAACGGCTTGTATGATCGAGTTGTGTCAAATATATAGTTATTATCAACCTCTCTACTGGTTACAACTTCCCCTGCATATTCACAAATAAAAGCTCCAGCTCTAATGGGATCCCAAGACCTTAAGCCCCAACCCTTGTCATTTGTCTTGAACACCTCTAGTCGAACTTTCAAGCCTGCCTGAGAAATTTTTCCTCGGCAGTTGAGAGGGCATGAGCAAGATGAACCACATTCGTATATTAACgagtttgaatttaaaagaaCACCCAAACTCGTATAAGGAAGGAAACCTCCGTTTTTCTGAATGCAACCGCAGTTAGAATTGCCAGGCTGGCATCCACCTCGACAACTGCAGCTCGTGGAAGGCTGTGGAGAATTAATCGGTTTAGGGTTCTTGAGACTGGATGAGTAAGTAAAATACCCAGGACTCTTTTCCTCATCAACCTCGTTTACAAGACAAACAGGCAGATTTTCAGCTCCAGACGTGAGATCTGGTAGTATAACCCCGGTTCTTGAAGAAATACTTTCCTTCCATTGCTGAATCGATTTCCACATCGTAAATGCTTGAGGCTGACCGGGTTTTCGACCTAATTTATACTTGAAAATGTTGTACCCTCCTTTTACTTTCTCGATCCACGATTCCTGGACTCGATATATACCATCGTAGATATATACCTTCCCGGTTGGGTGTGCGATATCCTTCACACCGCGAATTACTCTTACATCGTTTCCTTGATGTAAACTCTTCTCGAGAGCGAGATTACCTTTTACGAGTTTTTGATCCGATATTGTGTCTTGGGCTTTCTTATACATGTTCCCGCCTTGACCACTGTAAATCAAGACATCTCCATCATCAACATCTTCGTATCCTCCGGAGGAAACAATGCTAACCGCGACACATTCTTCGCTTGAATGTGTTTTCATACTCATGTAATCGATCCCCGACATTGATGGGGCATGCATTCCCACCACACAGAGTTCCATCCTGAAAAAGAAGATATCCCCGACATCAATCCCAGATACAGACCCAATCCTCTTTTTCGTGCACGTTCGAATCCCTTTATTCAGTAAGATCGCACCAGCCTTCAGGTTGGCATTCCTTGCCAgcgacgatgatttgtttcctGAATCGTCGTGTTGGGCGATCCTTCTCCTCAGTAAGTCAAACATCATGAGAACACAATCAACTGTTTCTTTATCTTGATCAACTAGTCTAGAGGAATGGAACTTCGTTAGATCATACGATGAAAAGAAACTATTAGCCACCACCTCAACTTCTGCATCAACATCAACCCCATCCCCAATTTGAGAGTTTTTCATCTTTTTACTACTCCCCTTTGATTTATCCGACTTTGAACTACTTTCATCACCAAAGTTCATTGGATAACCATTCCCATTTTGTGACATTGGTGTTCTAAATGACCTAATTGGAGTTGGTGATTGAACTGCGTGGTTTACATCAAATGGTGTGGCTTGATTAAGAGACCCGTTTTGAGATAGGAAAGGAAAAAACGAGGTTACCCCAGGTGGGAAAGGACCGGTTGGAGGGGCACATACAAAATTAGCAGATTGAGGAGATGAGAATTGAGAGGAACCAAAATCTGGTGGGAACATTGGTTCTAGACATCTCAATGGTTTCACATTCAGTACCCGGGATTTATCCAGAGTCTCAGATCCTAAACCTTGTTCCATCACAACAATCAAATAAACTAAACCCAATTTAATCTCAAAGGTTACCAGCTTTCTTCACATGCTCTGAAACAGTAAAGATTTATACACCAAATGTAAATCTTGAAGTATTTCTAACTTCTCCCCTGCAGCAATCAATGAAATCTATACTCAGAATCAAAACCCAGAAAACAGAAATACCTACAAAACAGTAAACCCTAGAAAATTCAGAATGGGCAGAGCAAAACATGTGTATAAAAAAGAATGGAAAACGAAAAAGACTACAGATTCTTGTTATGGGTGACCCATATCGGCATTTGAACTGAATAATCTAACGAGAACGGAAAGGGAAAACTAGTTCAGATATAGAAATTACCTCTACAGGTCGGATTTACAAATCAAAAGTTCGAAGCTAGAGAGATCGAAGGGGAGGATGATTCTTGTAGGCGAAAGAACGTCGTCTTTGAGCTTTGCTCCGATTCTTACTCCGGCGAGTGAAGCTTCTTGGCCGGGGGATTGGCCGGTGGCATTCAATTTTGTActaaatttatagaaaaaaatattaactttttcttttgttttctttttttgaagaCTTTTcatttgtttgaataaattggacatgtaatgttaattttcattttagtgAGTCATAGGTGACACAACAGTATATTGTGAAAAggacaaattaataatttgtttatgttatcaaaaatatatatttaatatatgaagttgaaattgttttttcaaattaaacttagttaaacacttaatatgtaattttgattaattaaaaaaatattatatttactaattaaGGATATTTAATACAAGATAAAacattactatatatatatatatatttatttattttggttaaaagaattttattttatttttttaagttagagTTTTGCTTTTTCTTTGGAATGATTATTTTCTCTCAAATGTCTCAGTTCTTTCTCACAAGAATGATTATTTTCTCTCAAATGTCTCAGTTCTTTCTCACAAGAATAAGAAGAGGGCAAAAcagtcattttataaaaaaattattattacatttttgcCCCTCTTTGGGAATATGGGAACACGCAATTCTAGGTCGTTAAATAATCCACAAACACATCTAACCCCGGGAGCAGCCCCGAGAGAGCAAGTTCAAGGACTCGAAAACTTAGGGAGgcttttgttatatataattatattcaataaaaaaaataggggATTTCACAAGTTAAATAAACTAATTGGTAATATCATCCATTAACTAATATCAATTACTACCcatatatactaattaaataGAAGAAAATATACTACAAATTAGTAAACAAActtagttataaaaatataagtcaAAATCACAATTTCCAAcatataaagattttttttttttctgaaaaaaaaaacattagaaaCTCCGCCAATCTGATAAAacagtttttcttttttaaaaataggtaaataataatattttaatcagcattaaaataaaaataagattcaaaattaacaaaacaaaacccataataattaataaagttcAGATAATACTTTCAAAACAGTAATTAAAATTCGCAAACCccattaaaacaaaacataataataataataagatccTCAATTACTCAAATCACCTCCCCTTCAATAACGACCAGCGCCGCCACCTCCATATCCACCGCCGCCACCTCCATAACCACCACCGCCTCCACCATATCCACCGCCACCACGACCACCTCCATAGCTACCACCGCCTCCACCATAACTACCACCTCCACCACCATATCCACCGCCACCGCCACCACGGTTGTAcccaccgccgccgccgccaccACCACTTCCCCTAGACTGAGCCTCATTAACAGTAATGTTACGACCATCAAGATCCTGACCGTTCATTCCTTCAATCGCAGCCTTCAATGACTGTTCATCCTTGAAAGTCACGAATCCAAAACCTCTAGATCTACCGGTTTCACGATCATTGATGATCTTTGCTTCAATGACTTCACCGTATTGAGAAAATGCTTTGTCAAGACCAGATTCATCAGTGGCCCATGCAAGACCACCGACAAAACACCTGAATTCTCCGTCGGAAGCCATTGAAATTCTAGTGAGAGAGTAGTGAGAGAGTAGAGAGAGAGTGAGAGAGGCGGGCTGATGAAGATGagataacaaataataacttGTATTTAtactgtaaaaaaaatattagggtTTTATAacatagaaagaaagaaatctcaTTTATGAccgttttataaaaataaaatagaaagaaatCTTGGAGATTATAGagatctatttttatttaatattttatagtattttcccttttttaaatagtattttattaGTGATAAATGATAAAGattgattttgttattatttttttagtatttttcttttttttatgatatatataatattatataataattatagagattgattttatttaacttttagtATTTTACCTTTtgtaaatcatattttattagtgtGATGATAGATAAagaaatcaattttattaaattataatattttccctttttaagtatatattaaccattacaaatatattttttctaaataagtCTAGATATTCTCAATCAATATTCAATgaagattatattttaaaaaattaattatccataaaaatcattttatttttactaaaaaaacatgTTGTAACCTAACCCACTAAGATAACTTGTAAGCCCATGGGCTAAATCAGATATATTATACATCACTGGGCAGCCCAATTACcctctaaaataaaaaattttaaaatgtgttacTAAATATCacttacaaattaatattttaagttggaataaatatttatgtatttttaaaatttttacatttcaaaaaaaaaaaaatgtttctaacATGTCTGCTAATATGTAAATGGATTAAGATAATGTGGCAAAATCATTCTAAACTTaacttaatttttgttaaaattgatgataataaaaatacatatacaaAGTTAGGATaggtaataataattttctgcattttaacaaataattcattatatatgaGATTGAAGCTATATTTTTGTAGAACACAAATATACATGGGATTGAATTTTATAATGAtacacaaattaaaatatactattaaatgtaattataattcaataacACTGTCCATACtcaaaaatagattatatatggTATGGGTTGGTAGTACAAGTgtggataaaatatataacttataaagatttttacaaataacacacaaaaaaaatatatatatatattatataatattagtatatataaactttaaggCTATAAAGTTTACACAAAATTAAACGTTAGATGAATCGAAGTCGTgacattttgatctcttaagcTATCAATAGTCGTCGTgacattttgatctcttaagcTATCAATAGTCGTCGTgacattttgatctcttaagcTAACTTTTATCAATGGACTACTTTAGTATTTTTATACACTATATGTATAAGAAGAATAAATCGCGAAAGCATAAAGTTAGAACtactatttttcataataaaGTTGAATAACAAAGATAGTGGATATATAGAGTTCTCAAGTAATGCTACTACCAACAGCCACACACAGACATTGCTAAACAAAGAGCAACTTACTTAGGTTGTTGTTACATTAATACACACTTTTAACAACAACTTATATGCAGTCAtatagtagtagtagtagtaattAAAGCAGCAAATTGCATTTCTTCACTACCAAACCGAATTAAGCACCTTTTCCAACCACGGCCTTACTCTATTCAAGAGCAATTTGTGTCGTAGCTTGCAAGTCCTAGCAATTCTGGACCTTCTAGTCTAGGATTGTTCTCAAAGCTGAATGGAAACGAGAAATGTTAGTGAAATAAAGGGAGGCGgattatcaaattattgatcATTTTAAACAACCAAATAAAGGGCAAACCGAGTGTAACAAAAGTTGAGGactataatttatgaaaaattaaatgaagaaaTAAATTGAAAACTACAGTAAACGCAAAATCACATCAACCAAGTGAATGATGGAAGACCCAATACAACCAAAATCAAAGGAGACCCCattcttgtttgatgtaggttaaaGCTATTTGGGTAAGAACATGGGGTTAGGCTATTtcggttgatgatttgaatgatattattgatgAGTAGAGATTGCTGTTTTGATAGTGAGCGTCAAACAAGGCCTTTGTCTAGTGAGTTCAACAACATaagaacatcatcatcatacaACTCAAGGAAACTTATTACGCTCAATAAAATCTAACCTAAggctttttttttctatttcaatCACTTAATTCCTTGAATAGTAAATACACAACAACCatgaaaagtaaaagaaaaggAGTAACCATTGGGGACATCTATGGAACAAAGAAATGTAAACAGTTGAAACATTTCATCAGCTTCCAAATCTAGAGATCAAAACAAATGTCCAAAATAAAACACGTTCTTACTTGCTCAATGGAATATGTTCAAATGGACCCATGGTAGGAATTGTTCCACAAAGATTATTGTTCGAAACATCTCtgaaaaaacacaaattcataaatcatatgatcaaacaattaaaaaaaataagtggcaTCAAAAGGTTACAGTTAGCTACTCACACAACTTTCAGTGTAGTAACATCAACAAGTTCCCTTGGAATTGGACCGGTCAGCTGATTATCATTAAGTCGCCTTTAACATGCACAGAAATGAAAAAACTATGAATTGAAATTCTACTATCCTGCAAACGTAAAAGAACATAGCAATAGAAACCGAGACACATACAAGAAAACAAGTGATTTCAACATCCCAAGTGAAGGAGGAATCACCCCGGAGATGTTGTTGTTATAGAAATCCAAACTAATTAAGTTCTTCAAGTTACCAAGCTCTTTCGGAATCGAACCCTGTATATTGTTCTTATAGAGCTCTCTGCATTAACAGATGATATATTAACAAACTAAACCCCACCATCATCACCACCACCAGAAGAAGAACTACTCACAGGTATTGCAGGTGTACAAGCTTCCCAAGTTCAGGAACAAGATGTCCAGATAAGTTTGAATTCCCCAAATCCCTACATAAACATTAATCAATAAGGTACCCAATTGTGGGAATTGGGAATTGAAACAAACCCAGTTCTTCCTATTACAACTACAACCCTAGATTTCTCCAGTTCATCATTTACTCAAGTAAGGCACACAATAACAAACGAATAAAGCATATACATTCAAGATGAAAGTGAAAGATAAAGAATTTATACACTCGAGTAACATGGTTAGCTTGATTGCAAGTGATATGGAACCAGGTACAAGGGGTAACGAGATTGGGATCCCAGCTTTGAAGAATGTTATCCGGATCGGACAGACTTCTGCGAAGGGCGTAGAGTGCGTCTCCTTCTGAATTTCCTTTAACCATTAAAGGAAGCTCCAAAAGAGATAATATGAAGGCAGAAAGAAGCAGAAAGCTCGAGGTGAAGCTGCGAGGAGTGAAGAGGGAATCAGCCATGGTTGTTTGTAGATTGGGTTGTGTTGTATTGTAGAAAGAAAAAGGATTTGTGAGAGAAAGAGCAAAGATTGAATTTTGGAAGTATAAATTGAAGGGAAAAGATGAAGAGAACGAGGAGATGGAATCTGGTTCCTCTTTTTGTTTTTGGGTTTTCTTCCTTTTTAGGTTTTTTGTCGGTCTGGATGGAGTCGTCGGTCTCTGCTTGAAAGCGATACTCTGCTTTTTGGTGGTGTAGTTGAATTTCCTTTTGGCGTTTGTTGAccacttacaaaaaaaaatattatattatatataattaatatctttttaaacaaagactttttctttttttaagtgaaaatataactaattttttaaattctttctatttaaattattttatttgatcatttaaaattagattattGGTGTAATTAGGGATAAATTCGACAatgcgtttttttttttttaattttcaatttgaattgTCCGGTTATGATGGTTTCGGCGGGAATAATATTTGTGTCTCCCTTTCTGATATTATCTCAATTTTGTCTCGAAAATTAATAAATGCAACTAAATATaatatcactaatatatttatttaatttttatttttttttaagtgttttaaatatattttttataataatataaaattttaatatatataatattaaaaaattcatttatcaatattttttttttagataatatagtaTAGGCTGAAAATGAGTCGAGTCTAGTGGTCTACTCGAACTCAAATATAAAAGTAGCGCTCGAGGTCGGCTCGAGCTCTTTTCGATTAGCCAAATTTATAACTGAGCTCAAGAGATCGGCTCAAGCTCGATTTCGAGTAACTCAAGAGCTCGGCTTAAGCTCGATTTCGAGTAGCTCAAGAGCTCGATTCGTTTCGAGCTCGGCTCAAGTTCGACTCGTTTCGAGCTCGAAAAATTgagataatttaaatttttaataatattataaaatttaaattattttcgaGTAGCTCAACGAGTACTCGGACAAGTTATATAactactcgaactcggctcgattatATAATGAGTCGCTCGAGCTCGAGTCGAGCGTTGACCGAGCTACTCTGTTTATTTTCAGCCATAGTATAGTACTACGGTGTCTCGCATAGATTTTTCGAAATTAATTCGAACGAGAATGATTGTAAAAAAATCTCTAAAGTTGAATAAAACGGGAAAAGGTTAACGCATTCTCCCATTGACATCAATGGATTCGGAGAGGATTATATTAATGCCAAAATGAAAATGTATTCCCCATTTTAGAAAAGAGTAgaacactaaaaaaaaattttagaaaaGAAGTTTGTAAAAGATTCAATCAAATGTTTCCTCCACGCATATGTGTTCCACTAAATAAAAAGAGTTTATAAAGTACTtattatataagattattttgaTCTAAACAAATCTAATTTTTTGTTTTCCCTTATGTAATCTCTAAATGCGTTTAGTGCTCcatcttttcctatcaataatacaaaaaagttgatccttcttttatttttaataattcttaaaTATAGTATACATTAAACACGCTGCTACAATTCAacttttaatcataaaaaaactgtGATTTAACAATAAATTGCTGCagtagttttaaataatttaatgcgtataaataaaatcaaacccACCTTAATAATACCAAACAAGAATGATAAATTGGAATAAACAcacaattttaatgttttaaataagaatataaaacgTATATAAgcgtttaacaaataaattgaatcaaaGCTCACTCAATCGGAAAAAAGCATCtgatacaaaaaaaaagaaatttatgtttTGTAAAACAATTGTTCAATAATCTCTTTTCTAATATAGCACTAGTGGTGAGGGGCAGATACTTTTTTATTGAagaataatagtattatttgaAGAAATCATTCCTaagctaattaattaattatatgtaagTTTCTTCACCATAACTCTTTAAGAAAATTCTTGACTTCGTTTGGCAGCAGCAACAACAGCATTCATCAAGATCCCACGAAATCCGGCCTTCTCTAATTCGTGAATACCCGCAATTGTAGTCCCTCCTGGCGATGCAACGTCATCTTTAAGTTGACCTGGATGTTTACCGCTCTTCGAGACCATTGAAGAAGCACCTAACACCTGAAAACAAACATTTCAACTCGATCTTAGGCATTACATTTCTTAGGCATTGTTTACCCTTGTTtatttatagcatttttaatgcCGCATTTAAAAACACATTTTAGGTCTGGATCTTTCTGGGTTTGGATGAATATcgttcataaatttatttggaaacactttgtTTTTTTGTGTGACAAATATCTCATCAAGATGAGATAATGTTTTGAGATACAACTTAATTAGATAAtagattcataaatttattgatCTTTTCTCACCCAAATCTagataaaaaaagttttttctaAATTggaataataacaatatttatgtttcttCCAAAAGAGTTtataatagaaagaaaaaataaaatccacTTACTGTTTGAGAAGCTAGACCAAGAGCAAGATCCCGTGGTAAGCCTGCAGCTACGCCTCCATCAGCCAATGCCTCTATGGCTAAGTATATATACGCTGGACCACTGCCACTGCAATTTGAATGGGGGTAAAACCTCGTAAATGGTTAATTTCTTGTTTGTTTATTAGTGAAGGCAAATTTACGATGTATTTTTAATGGTGTCCTATGAAAACATTGAAGAAGAGAAAATGACCCCAAAAGAATTGGTCTTAATCTGGTTCAAAGGAATGAACACGATATACAGAAGGATTTCATTGAAGAAGATAAATTGAAGCTACCTTAGTCCAGTGACagcatcaaaatatttttcatcgGTTTTCCATGTCTTTCCAATAGCTCCAAATAGCTTTGCAATTATTTCTGAATCTTCATTTGTCGCAGCTGAACCCAAACTCATAACTAATGAATGTGAAGAAAAAGAATTAGTAAACACGAACACACTGAACTTCCAAAcatgaaaatgataaaatgcaATCATATTTTTAGACATGTTACAGCAGAAATCATTGTTGACAATTGCTGATTTACATGAGGGATTTTGACACCATcctgttttattttattttatagtcaCCTCCAAACaatcaaaattaaacaatttcCTGTTACTTATGATTTTATAATCACTCCTTCCAATAAAATGAACAACTTTTCCCATCAAATTGacaattttacatatatttcaaaatacaatACACTGAGATAAGAATATTCTGCATATATGGAGTGATCATAATATCTTTCAGATCAAGGCCTTgttcgtttttttttaaatccaactataatcaaacattattacATCCACTCTGTTATCAATCACATCTctcaattcattaaccaaaatactaaaatacccattattatttttaacaaaaaaaaaacattttctcaaaatcaacaccaatgaagattttttaaataatccaaagtttatttaaataatccccAACCAAACAAGCCCCGAATTCCCAAAAGGGAGGCTATAACTAATATCATAAGAAGGATGGAGAGAAGTCAAACCTGAAGCGGCCTCACCAACAGCTGCAGGAGTATTTGGCATCACCCTGATAAATCGGCTATGACCAGCCCAATCCTAgagaaaacaataaattttattttaatgcaCAACAGATAATCCATGAAATCCAATTTTAATGGTGCAAAAGAGCAGAGCGCATATCTGcgaaacataaattatttacagTCACTCATTTATAGTTGAAAAAGACCCAAATGGTAGTGAATTAGATGGAAGAAGCAGCGGTTCCCTTGGATACACAACAAATAGTCacataatatttgaaaattgcaTGTCCATTGTTAATCACAAGAAATGCAAAGAACATTAGATACCACCAACAATAAATCATTTGTGTGGTcagatttataaataaagataatggTGGGAGATGAGTTTTAGTCACTCTTACGAGTCTTACCACTTAGGCAGTGTTTGATAACACAGTTTATCGCTTAATCTAAATTACTAtgtgtttatttgaattaaattcattttGATAAGTGTTGTCTAATATGACTTAATAATAGATTCAGCTAAAATTCAactataaaatatgatttaatttggTAAGGTATGAATGACTTAACGTAGTAATTTAGTAACATCCTTCAAAAGATAACTTTAAGCCTGAGAATTAATCAACTTGTGTCAATATAAAGGAAAAAAGAAGCTTTAAGTACTTTTCCGACATTAGTTCTGTAATTGATCAAATCCACTTACATAccaaatacttaaaatttagatattttcatttggtttattcaaaacatttatCAGTGATATACTTAACTCATTAAACACATAAAAAATAGTATTCAACATTCTACACTTGATTTTCACtttcatcaaacacacccttaaaCTATACTGCCCTTCCTTTTCCTCAAGTAACATATTTGGCTACATCATACAACTTTTTTGCAGGAAGATGGAAGACAAACTTCATTATCGACTTCATCATATAAAATCTCATTGTGAACATGGCGGTCcatataagtaatatatatttgattactTGGCAACTGAATGTTTTAGGGAAGATCTGAACACTAATTCATATAAAGATCCTATAACTCCATTAGAGGATAATTTAAGGatggaaaaagtaaaaaaaatgtgagaaacTTATTCTCTCCAAGCACGCTATGTTAAACTCCAAACACAAATAGATGTGTATATACTAATGAAGCATGTAAGTTCATCTTCACAAGAACCCAAACAAGTAATAGACAATTTTGTGCTCTTTAGTACTAACCTGGAGAGATTTCAACTTGATGCCTGCTGCAACAGAAACCAGGAGCTGCTTATCCGAAAGCTTGGGTCTCAATTGTAAGACTACATCTTTAACTGAAaagcattaaaaaaatataatcattaaTATATGCACACTTTCTGTATAAACATCAGTAAATGAAAATATCAGTAATAGTAGTATCTCTATGGT
Proteins encoded:
- the LOC124912585 gene encoding leucine-rich repeat protein 1-like, which codes for MADSLFTPRSFTSSFLLLSAFILSLLELPLMVKGNSEGDALYALRRSLSDPDNILQSWDPNLVTPCTWFHITCNQANHVTRVDLGNSNLSGHLVPELGKLVHLQYLELYKNNIQGSIPKELGNLKNLISLDFYNNNISGVIPPSLGMLKSLVFLRLNDNQLTGPIPRELVDVTTLKVVDVSNNNLCGTIPTMGPFEHIPLSNFENNPRLEGPELLGLASYDTNCS
- the LOC124911845 gene encoding pyrroline-5-carboxylate reductase → MAMANTLPIPSDTFKLGFIGAGKMAESIAKGVVKSGVLPASRIRTAHLRSDRRAAFEALGIQVFERNLEVVEDCDVIIFSVKPQMVKDVVLQLRPKLSDKQLLVSVAAGIKLKSLQDWAGHSRFIRVMPNTPAAVGEAASVMSLGSAATNEDSEIIAKLFGAIGKTWKTDEKYFDAVTGLSGSGPAYIYLAIEALADGGVAAGLPRDLALGLASQTVLGASSMVSKSGKHPGQLKDDVASPGGTTIAGIHELEKAGFRGILMNAVVAAAKRSQEFS
- the LOC124912316 gene encoding glycine-rich RNA-binding protein GRP1A-like; protein product: MASDGEFRCFVGGLAWATDESGLDKAFSQYGEVIEAKIINDRETGRSRGFGFVTFKDEQSLKAAIEGMNGQDLDGRNITVNEAQSRGSGGGGGGGGYNRGGGGGGYGGGGGSYGGGGGSYGGGRGGGGYGGGGGGYGGGGGGYGGGGAGRY
- the LOC124912498 gene encoding histone-lysine N-methyltransferase, H3 lysine-9 specific SUVH1-like; protein product: MEQGLGSETLDKSRVLNVKPLRCLEPMFPPDFGSSQFSSPQSANFVCAPPTGPFPPGVTSFFPFLSQNGSLNQATPFDVNHAVQSPTPIRSFRTPMSQNGNGYPMNFGDESSSKSDKSKGSSKKMKNSQIGDGVDVDAEVEVVANSFFSSYDLTKFHSSRLVDQDKETVDCVLMMFDLLRRRIAQHDDSGNKSSSLARNANLKAGAILLNKGIRTCTKKRIGSVSGIDVGDIFFFRMELCVVGMHAPSMSGIDYMSMKTHSSEECVAVSIVSSGGYEDVDDGDVLIYSGQGGNMYKKAQDTISDQKLVKGNLALEKSLHQGNDVRVIRGVKDIAHPTGKVYIYDGIYRVQESWIEKVKGGYNIFKYKLGRKPGQPQAFTMWKSIQQWKESISSRTGVILPDLTSGAENLPVCLVNEVDEEKSPGYFTYSSSLKNPKPINSPQPSTSCSCRGGCQPGNSNCGCIQKNGGFLPYTSLGVLLNSNSLIYECGSSCSCPLNCRGKISQAGLKVRLEVFKTNDKGWGLRSWDPIRAGAFICEYAGEVVTSREVDNNYIFDTTRSYKPFDVILRKQNELLKVPYPLVISSKDVGNVARFMNHSCDPDVYWQLIVRENKNESNLHVGLFAIKHIPPMKELTFDYGVVESEKEERKKKCLCGSPKCSGYYF